The window TATTACAGGTGAGTGACAATTGATGGGTAGGAACAATTTAGCATATAGGGCGCGATTACCAATGGTGTAGACAATGGTATGGGGTGAGGAATACGCTCCAACACACCTCATACTCGTCGTTCTCTAATAGAAACACTTCACCCTTGAACAACCAAATTGAATAAGTAGCACCCCCATTTgatcaaattttttcttttttttccccctcgcAACATGTAGGACGATTAAAAAATTGAGGTCCCTCTATCCATTGTAATGACATGTGCAATCGTGAAATTGAAATGccaaatgtataaaaaaaggtgagATGACCGGAAGAACATCATGggagaattttttatttgaggGTTTATTTTTGCCTGAGTGTTTTCGCCCATTTGAGTAAATTACCCCccacatatgcacacacgCGGTGGTGCCCATAGGGAGTGGAATGAGGTGAAGATAAATGCCCAAGGTACACGCATCAATTGGTGTGGACATTTAACTGGACGTAGGCGAGgcgacgaaaaaaaaaaaaaaaaaaaaaaaaaaaaaaggaaaaatagctAACTAGTTCTGTCACCTTGTGAAGAATGTTACAAATGTCACAAAgccagctagctatttttccttttttttttttttttttttttttgaatgtaTCTTCTACTTCATCACACACAAAAGTGAAGAGTTGTATAAATAATTACTTGCCTGGTGGAAGGAGGTGGCGAGCGACCATGTTGCCCTCCCCCCAAGTACGGCAAGTGGGTGGAAGCATGTAACAGACTGAGGGGAGAGGAGTCCTGCTAGCTTGATGAATTTTCTTCGTCGTATGCATTTTGATTATTAATGGAGGGCTCATCTTGAATGCctaaaaatatattgttaaagtcttcatcattttggtGTTTATATTTTGGCTTGGTAATACATGAAATGAACagaattcttttattttttttggcaaaaaaaaaataattaaaactTGAAATACTTTCTTTGTCCACATAGGGATCATTATCAGTGTCGTTCAAGTAAGTGTAAACATCGCAATGTTTAAAGTCGATCAACTCTTTTAAAATCTTCCAAATTCTTTTGTTGAAacctctatatatattctcaatgacataaaataaattatagtTAATGTTATCTATGActgtgttcatattttttatttgcttcaaatttgatttatttaaaaacttAAATTCATAATCTGGGAATACATAGTTTAATATGTTGATTACGTTTGtgagaatgttttttttttccttcgtgtTTAAAACTTCtggtacttttttctttatcgaAGTTTTGTGTGTCCCACGTTTGTTGCTACAATCGATGGAGTTGTTCGTCTCTGTTGATGTACCAACGGAGTTGAATGTTTGTATATTTGAGGATGTAATTTCCTTCCCGTTTTTGCTTTCCCCTGTGAGGTTCGCACCAACACTGGCGCTGTAACTGTGGGGCGATTGATCAATTTCTTCGAACAACTCAATTTTCGCTTCGATAAATCTGTCGTGTGCCTCAAGCCTTtctaaaattaaattaacaTCGTTAAGGTTTTCTATATCTAGGTTGATCATTTTGCGCCGCGTGCGTTGTGCATGTGCCTTTGCTTGTTATCTCTCCTGGCTCGGTTCAACTGGTTCTCCTCCCTTTGTCTCAACAAATTTATGTTTGTATGTCCACTTCTTACTGTGCGTGTCTATCTTGTGTAATGGTTGTGCCCATTCCCTTGCCGTTACATTGTAACAGGAATAAGACGGGACTCGGAGCGGGCTTTCTTCTAAGCTTCGAGTAGGGCTGCGTCGGTTGCGcagggtgtgtgtgtgtgtgtgtgtgtgtgtggatgGATGGATGGACACGATTGCTTTTTGCACCTTCCCAAATGCTAGCAAGCGTCCCGGGGACGAAAATGGGCAGTGGGAAAGGTAACCAGGTATCAAAAGTGATGCAGTAGTATATGAATAACGCAGTAATGAAGTGCAATTAATTAAATGACAAACTGGGAACTCCACGATGCAAATCATGGCACGCACCGCCCTCATTGCATGGCGCAATTGAATAACTGCCGAAGGGCGAGGATGCATAAGcacatgcacatgcacataaacatgtacatttatatgcacaatgctttttttttgttttttttattcttgcGTACTACCATCAGTACACTAGAACAAAACAACTCGCGCACTTGTGTGTTTGCCTTAATTGACGAGAGAAAACATGgcagtcatttttttttttttttccctcctttcgCCATCTtacaatgagaaaaaaaaggcatgcaAGTCCACATGCATTTTACACGAGTGATATGcaatatatgcatgtactcCTTTCgcggaaataaaattattttctaaaAGGaactaaaaatggaaaaccccggaaaagtgtaaaaaaaaaaaaaaaaacaaaaacaagtTAAAACGTGAGATAAAATAAGGTATACAATGCGGGATGAATGATACCTAAGGTGACCCCTGACATGGTCGCTAAAATAAAGACAATGTGAGGAATGAGTTGCACttgcgaaaaagaaaaaaaaaaaaagagagagaaaaaattttgcgcTTCCTCTTATCGTTGAGCAAATCTAAATTGAGTACATcgaatgtgtttttttttttctttttctttttccttttttttttttttttttttcttctgtatgAATGCATAATAGTAGCGAAGAGAAGTATGCATGCGGAAATTGCACACAATAGGCCATGCTGATCATGTGCGTGCAGCCCTTATcagaaggaaggttcctCAACTGGGGGGTGCCCGCAAGGGGGAGAGCAAAAGAAATCGAAATGATGTACAAATGTGAATACTGCGATGTAGTAGTTCGTGCAGGGATAATATGCTTGCCCTCATCTTCTTCACTATTTAAGATGTATACACTGCTACAAGGGAAATATAATTATTCCTACCTGCGTTGGTATGATTCCTCATGCTTCATACCCTCTGAacaaatatgtacacattttctCATGCTTAAAGGACGAACTACAATTCAAGTGGTCGGTCAGGTCTTTTCTTTAGGGAAATGCCACCAATGCGATTCTCCATTTACACCCCTCATTGTAGTTGTATGcaggaatttaaaaaaaaaaaaactatcattttcttctgttcgtACGCGACAGCAGattattttcctccccccagTGTGTCACTAGGCTATTTTGACATTTCCTGCCCGCAGAGTCTGCCTTTTTCCCTAAGCCACACTTCCCATGCTTATCGAATTTAATGTAAGTCCGAATcaatttgagaaaaaaaaaaaaaaaaaaacgaattcgCTTCTCCTTAAATGGTTCCTAATTTCACGTGGTTACCTTGCCGCCATGAGGGTCATTCGTTCGATTGGACGAAGCCAACGGCtcgaagggaagaaaaaaggaacgctTCCGACTTGGAACCTTCATACCATGTGCACATAATGATGCTTATATATGTATCAACTTacagtgggaaaaaaaaaaaaaaaaaaaaaaaaaatactctaATGAGTAGCACGAACAAAAGAGCGCACTCTGGAACAGTTCACTCCGATTGTAACTTTTTCCCCGTCGAGGCTTTCCTCCTataaaaggttaaaaaaaaaaaattgattgAACCAATGGTAGCTGATAATTGAGcaagctaatttttttttttttttttttttctaaatttttaccttgcttgttcatatttttttaaagcatttttttcttttttattttacatttttttactccaAAACGGTGAGTCAtcaaaaaaatgtcttcCAAAATGTTTGCGGGGTAGAAGCGAAGATTGTGGTAACTTACCCAAAAAGAGGTGGTATCTCTTGCTATGCTGCTTATCAAATGAGTACATATACTCGCAGATGTACCATAGCATACACTGTGAGCTACACAGACGCCAACGCGAAATGAGTCCCTCGAGCGGATGCCCCACACGAGACTGCGCCCTCCCCCGAAAGTTTCGGCAACCAAAATGAAAGGGAACTTTCTGCTCTTcaaaaattatgcaaaatGGTACAAACGAGGTAGTCATCAGTTGTGCGTGAAATGGTATGCACACAATGTAGCAGAGTTGgtgaatacaaaaaaaaagggcggAGAGATGAACAAACACTTTTCCGCAGGTCCTATAAAAGATGGAATTAATAAATACGCAAGTGAAGCTCCAGCACGAGTAAGCTTCCCCAATGCAGATTTTTCCCCAAATCTTAGTCATCACAATTATGATAATGATGGTGATGTCGCTTTGACGCGCAATGCTGAGGGGCCTGTTTACGAAAACGAGAGGAAACCAAAGGATGAGATAAAATTACGGTGTGCAAAAAGTCTCAAACTGTTAAGTATGTGCATAATCACTTCCTTGTTTTTCTATTGTACATTTAAGAAAGTGCCAGAGGGGTATATTTGTTTAGTGCAAAACAAAAGTGACAACACAGTATTGCCATACATTTATGACGATCTGatgacgtttttttttaatccattGAAATATAAAGTTCATATAATCAGAGTCATTCCAATTCAAAAAAAGTTTACACGTGTGTACGAGACgttggataaaaaaaaagttcgcGTAAAATTACAAGTCAAAATGAAACCCAAAATTCCGTTTATTATCGAAATTTTTAGTTCCTTCGGGGATAATTACAGCACAAATTatattgaaaaggaaatgaactTGGATATTATGAATGTTGTGAAGAATTATGACTTGGATACTTTAGTAgaggaaaataaggaagcGAATGGTACTCCACACGTTACAGTGGATGACGCAGTTGATCAAATAATGGACAGGTTTTACGACTGTTCCgtttttcacaaaataattcttttgGACGTCTCCATCTTGTTTGAACGGGTAGAATAGAGATAAAAGATCATCACGTTTAAAGCACGTAGCGTTCCATGAAAAGCATCGAACATGCTGGGGTTAATTGATTAAGGGCATCCATCACTACTCGAAATCTTGCCAAATTGGGCATAGCTAGCCAATGTGTAAATgttcatgtgtttttttttttttttttttttttttttttcctatcgTGCGAGGAAATTACGCGAGCTTGGTTAAATTACTCCTGCTACATTCACTGCGCGATCGTTACAACTGGTgaattctttattttgttcatgtGATTCATCCACTTTGTGATGATCCATTTTTGAAGATCCAATTTGAGCCTTCGTTAGCACCCAGTTAAATGCCAAGGCGTGTGCAACAGTATCGAAAAACAGCCATGGAAAAAGGTTAAGCCCTTTTCTGAATAATACAACGAGTtgggatacaaaaaaaaaaaagacggaTAGACAGACAGACACATAACGCAATGGCAAAGCTTCAAAAGGAGTAAATTCTGCTCGCCAATGCTTCTAATTATGATGAATGAAATTGAATTAAGTTAGATCACACTGCGCTACGCAGCACTGAATTCGAGCCAATGGAAACTTCTTCCCTAGCGTCTGTTTGTTAATATCgtccatttttccactttcacctgaaccgttcaggcaaAACCAGATTTAGGCGCAGCGAAGAGGTAACTTTGTCGTTTCTGGAAATTATAACATCGTTATGTAGCTAGTCCCCGTTTtgtccctcccttttttttttctacgcAGTAGTATTGTTATTTCGTCGAACTTCTAAAAGCAGTGGACCGCAAATGACCCCTTGCTGTTGCAATTTCTGATGAGCATTGTCACAATAGGG of the Plasmodium knowlesi strain H genome assembly, chromosome: 5 genome contains:
- a CDS encoding repressor of RNA polymerase III transcription MAF1, putative, translated to MINLDIENLNDVNLILERLEAHDRFIEAKIELFEEIDQSPHSYSASVGANLTGESKNGKEITSSNIQTFNSVGTSTETNNSIDCSNKRGTHKTSIKKKVPEVLNTKEKKNILTNVINILNYVFPDYEFKFLNKSNLKQIKNMNTVIDNINYNLFYVIENIYRGFNKRIWKILKELIDFKHCDVYTYLNDTDNDPYVDKESISSFNYFFFAKKNKRILFISCITKPKYKHQNDEDFNNIFLGIQDEPSINNQNAYDEENSSS
- a CDS encoding prohibitin-like protein PHBL, putative; amino-acid sequence: MKGNFLLFKNYAKWYKRGSHQLCVKWYAHNVAELVNTKKKGGEMNKHFSAGPIKDGINKYASEAPARVSFPNADFSPNLSHHNYDNDGDVALTRNAEGPVYENERKPKDEIKLRCAKSLKLLSMCIITSLFFYCTFKKVPEGYICLVQNKSDNTVLPYIYDDLMTFFFNPLKYKVHIIRVIPIQKKFTRVYETLDKKKVRVKLQVKMKPKIPFIIEIFSSFGDNYSTNYIEKEMNLDIMNVVKNYDLDTLVEENKEANGTPHVTVDDAVDQIMDRFYDCSVFHKIILLDVSILFERVE